The genomic DNA CACGTGACTAAACAGGATAAGAACTGTGACGTGTCTCCACTTTTGGATAAGGATCTCTCTAGAACCCATCATGCTTTCTTCATTCCATATCAAAATTCCCTTATTACCCTTCCTTTCATTCCCCTTCAAATCCTCCTGCTTGGGTAATACCGTAATTTCACATACACACTGTATATAACGCACACAGaatttagagttaattgctcggatggtccctgtggtttcaagttttttcacgtttagtccccgtcttttgaaaatagcatgtatgcttCCTATGGTTTGTccttttgttactcggatagtcgctgagtagatgtcagttagtttgaaaatagcagatacgctccctatggtttgtcattttgttactcggatagtccccaatattgggggactatccgagtaacaaaatgacaaaccatagggagcatacatgctattttcaaaagttgagaactaaacgtgaaaaaacgtgaaaccacagggaccatccgagcaattaactccaGAATTTATTATCTTAATAATTTAACCGGTGGCAGTCCAGTAATAATGTCAACATCCATGTCCTTTTACACATCTTCTCTAAATATATATCAGTATCCACTATCCAGTATTCACTTGTAAGATATTTTCTTCTGAAACGGTTACTGCAAAATATCACAATGAGAATGGACGTGATGGCGCGTGAGAACGGTTTACTATCATCATCTCTGAATCCGAACGCTCCGATGTTCGTACCGGCGGCGTATCGCAACGTTGAGGACTTTTCCGATCAGTGGTGGACACTTGTGCACTCTTCTCCTTCGTTTCGCGATTACTGGCTCCGTGAATGCTTCTCGGAATCACTATTTGATGTTTCCGATGACTTCGATTCGTTCCTACCTGACGAAGATCAGGTTTTCGACGGTAAAGTCCGTGAAATCGAAGGTAAATAGATCGAAAATTTGAAATCTGATTAATCGATTAGTTTGTTAGGTAGTTAGCTAGATCTGGTTTTAAGTTTGTTATATTTGTTGAATCGAAGGTAAATAGATCGGAAATTTGAAATTGCAAGTTGATTAATCGATTAGTTTGTTAGGTAGTTAGCTAGATCTGGCTTTAAGTTTGTTATATTTGTTGAATCGAAGGTAAATAGATCGGAAATTTGAAATTACAAGTTGATTAATCTATTAGTTTGTTAGGTAATTAGTTAGATCTGGATTAGAGTCTGTTGTTTTCGTTAAATTGAAGTTAAATAGATTGAAAATTTGAAATCATGAGTTACTTTGTCGATTATATAGTTTGTTAGATCTGgatttaagtttgttattttgttgTTTGTAGAAGAGAAGAAAGCTCGAAAGGATCTGATTCTGGCGAGATTGACGAACTGGCGTAAGGCGCGTACGGCGGAGTCGCCGAGGCTCTTCGAGAAGGCTCCGAAGATTGTGAATGTGAAAGTGAGTCCGAGACCGATTCATCAACCGCGGTAGATTGAGTCTAAGACTGATTCTATCAACCGCCGTTTAGCGAGTCAGGTTTTTAATTAACGCGTTTGTTAGATTTGAATGTAATTTAGTTTGAAGTTGCATGTACATTGAGGAAATTAGTGTCTGGAAAGGACTATTATCTTCTCTGCTTTGGTTGTAACCTGATTGTAAATATTAATAAGGGTcaaactatctacacaccaagtgtgtagatAGTCACCATTAAAAGGTGTTTTTTGTCTTTACATGCATACTCTGCAGTGTCGAACTATGACCAAaacgcggcgttttggtccggttaaccagacaaagactgacgggtgtctgacgggtctgttgtccggaccaaaacgccgagctttggccgcgtttggtcctgtcaaccagaccgggtgtcagtcttttgtctggttgacaggaccaaaacgcggccgaagctcggcgttttggtccggtcaacagacccgtcagacacccgtcagtctttgtctggttaaccggaccaaaacgccgcgttttagccacagttcgacactgcagggtgtgcatgtaaggacaaaaaacacctttttTAGTGTGTAGATAGTGAAATGGGTGTGTAGATAGGTAAACCCATTAATAAAAGTCTCCTTTATCAATATAGTGGATTGAAccttagggtgaagggggtgctcacctaataggtgagtcccctctcttacgccaaaccaatccccgtgtgccacgtcaactcccctcttaaactcccctaacacccccatttgatggcgccactcccctattaggtgaattgtttttttttttaaaaaaaaaaaaaaaaaaaagaaagaaaagctgTGATTGGtcccctctctcctctctcttctctctctcctccctctctcctccccccTCTTCGGCAGCCCACCACCGCTTTAGTCCCTCTCTCCCTTAACCGATTTTGTTGGCGGCACCTTCACCTATGCGGCAAGGGGGTTACCGAAATCCATTCGGTGGGCACCCCGCCCACCCTTATGACAAGAAAataacctgcaaaacagaacctTTAGGGGACCTGCAGAGGTGAGATGACCACTCTGCGACCAGCAGAGGTGAGAGCAGGCTCGAGAGACCGAGATCCTACTCCGGTTATCGTTTAAGTTTCTGCAAACATGGATCACATTCACAGGATCAATCTATAACAATGACCGCTTACACAGTTACATGAATGTTCATAAGAAGTTCGAAATGACCTTTAGATCGACCCTATCCCCAAAGCGATCTTCTGTCGACGCAGCTAGTGTTTCGTGACCAGGATCGCGATTTTATAACCTTGCGTTTATACGCTTAACTGAGGGACCATAAAAAACACGACTAACAGAAAGAAGGATAGGTGCACAAAACCAAGGTTTTTTCAAAACTTGTTCCAAGTTGGAACCGGTTCTGGTCAATGAGTCAATAAATGGGTACCGGTGGAACCGGGTTGGTATGGAACCGGTTTTTGGAGAGGAGCGATTGGTTTGCTTCAATACTTTGTATCAAAGGTTTGCAATTATACTtaagaaaacaaaataaattaccCAACAAATATTAATAATCATTTTGGTCagaacccatttgacactttgaCGTGGACATGTTTTGCCCTGAACCCGTTTTGACGTGTTAGCCACCCGACGCAACCTTTCACCATGCTTAAGATTTACGAAACTAAAAAGGAGAAAATCCCGAAAACATAAAAGCAAACAAGAGTACACTGTGAGATTCTAATATCTGGCTGTGCGCCTTATGTGAAAACAGAAACACAGGACTAGGTAACTAAATATTTACTAAATCTTTTAGGTAACTAAATATTTACTAAATCTTTTACTGTTCCAATTGACACAAGAATACTCGGCTAGGTAAAACCCATAGGGTACTTATCAAACACCAGCAAATGCCTATTTCTTTAGATTTAGGTGAGACAAATACGAGGTTGTCGTCAGTCGTCACTCAAATCAAACACCAGCAAATGGCGTTTTACACAACTTATCAATTGATTCATTTAATATTTATTAGCTTTTGAATGATAGTTTGCATAGGAGAATCTTGTCCTGTGCTCGGGATTTGGTTAAGCAACATCTCAAAAGTAGTGGAATCAGTCGAGAAACCTCGGCTAATCATCTCCTCGAGAAGAATCTCTGCTTCTTGGAATGCTTTTTGCTTCAAGAATTCCTGAACAATCACATTGTACGTCACACTATCTGGCAAACAACCATTCTCTTCCATCTTTCTAAGCAATTCTTTACCTTCAACAAATAACCCTTCTTGGCAATACACGCTTATCATCACTGTATATGTCCTAACATCAGGTTTCAATCCTTTCAAACAGAGTTCATCAAACAGATCCATAGCCACGTTAGGATTCCCACATTTGCTACAACCGTCAGTCAATATATTATACAACCCTACATCTTCCATCAATTCTTCATTCCCCAGCGAACGGAAGAGAGCCAAGGCATCAGAACACTTGGAGTTTTTGCACATTCCATGCAACAAGATACGATAGGTGTATATACTGGGAGCCTGGCCCTTTTCTTGCATCTTGTTAAACAGTTCTATAGCCGTTGCAGGATGCCCTGATAGAAACAAGCCTTGTAACATGATATTGTAAGTAATAACGTCCGGAATCAAACCCTTGTCTTGGATTTCTTGAAAGAGATGCCTGGCCTCATCGATTCTCTTCTTCTTACAGTATCCGTTTATCAGGATGCTATAGGTGATGATATTGGGCACAATATCCTGCTCCAACATACGATCCATAACATTCTCTGCTTCCTCTATTTCACCACGTAAACAGTATCCGTCAATTAGTGCACTATAAGTTATTACGTTTGGATGAAGACCTCTTCGTACCATTGCTTGTACAGCAAGCTCTGCATCTTTTACGCATCCTTTCTTGCAAAAAGAATCCACCAAGATAGTAAAGGTATCCACTCCTGGAGATACCCCTTTTTCCTCCATATCCATCAATATCTTTGCAGCTTCTGTCTCTCGACCAAAGTTACATAGACCCTGAATCAAAGAGTTGTAAGCGATAACGTTCGCATGGACACCCTTTTCAGTCATATGCGAAAATAACTCTAATGCATTATCAACCATTCGATCTTTGCAGAGGCTATCAATGACTGCACTGTACTGTACTACATCTGGTTTACAAGAGCCTGATTCCATGTACCTGAGCAGTTCAAGGGCCTTGCTAGTGTGACCTACTTTACACAGTCCATTAATAACGATTCCAAACGTAATCTGATCAGGCTCACAAACTTTCTCTCTAAGCAGTTTCTTGAacaactcaacagcttcaaaGACCCGATCAGCAAGAACAAGCCCATGAATGAGAGTGCTATATGTAGCCAAATTGGGCGGATGACCTTGCTTGAAGATGGTTGCGAGTAAGGCAAAACCGTAAGCAACTTGATTCAACCGGCAATGACAGTTAATAGAGATGTTGATAGTATAGATATTAGTAGGAATACCCATCAACTTCATTTGCTTAATGAGCATAAGAGCAGTGGAATAATGTTTCATCTTTACAATGCCAGTAATCAGCTTAGTAAATTGGAAGATGTTAGGTGGAGGTTGTCTCtgaagcatttcatcaaacagttGGAGGGCATCATCGACCTTGGTGGGTCCGGAAGCATTTTTAAGTTGTAGAATTCTTTGATTGAGATGATAAGTAGTGTAATAACGAAGGCGAAGAAGTGTTGTGCAGTTCATCTAGCGAGCGATcttaattgaagatgaagaagatcAATATAAAACATTCTTTTGAAATCATGTATGAAAacatttttctttctttcttaaagaataaaataagaaaatacaATGCATTTTATATTATTAATCTTAAATATTTCGAAATAGAAATCTTTTATTTTTTCTGGTTTAAAGGAGCATATTTAAATTTGTCCGATTAATAAAACCAGTGGGATTCTCAATGCACAAAGTATAATGTTATGTGTGTTTTATACTATTGGTGTTTGGAATTCGATTCGGATTtaaaaaaattcgaaattcgactTGATTTGAATTCGATTATCAAGGTTCGAATTCGAGTTGATTCATATACGAGTCTAGTAATCGAATTCGAATTTACAATTTtcaattcgattcgaaattcgaattctATTTGTAGATAAATTTTTTCACAAACATATAACTTCTAAATTTGGGCGAAATATGAATTACATCCATAAATGATAAGTTTATTATTCATAACATTACCACCTAATGACAAATAGCCCATCTacttaaatctaattttttactTTACTTAATTATTCATAACATTACCATCTAATGACAAATAGCCTATACTACTTAAATCTAAATTTTTACTTAACTTAAATCGCTACTAGTAACCAACATATCTTCTAAATTTTGGTGCTTTGACGTATTGATAGTTAATTAATTTTGCagattattatattttatgttgaATATAATTAGTTCGTGGTAGTTTTAAAAAATGAAAGTAAAATAATTTAATGTTTAGGGTTAAtttgaattaaatcgaatttattcgaactCGAGTTTCAAATACAAATCGAATTAAATACGAAttcatgtaaaaaaataaaaattcaaaaattcaattTGAAATTCGAAAATTCattattcgattcgatgaacacccctagtttgTGTTAATAGATAACATTCTATACTTCTTTAGTAGACGCGTCAATGCACCAATGCACGAAGTATAAAGATTTTGGGCAGTAGTGTAAGGGTGTGTCCGGGGTGCATTGGGGAAGGGTGCGGGACTATTTTTGCCGCAAGGGGAATGTGTCGCCAACATATGTTTGCCGCAAGGTGAACTCAGAATTCGTTAAAGAGTTTCCGCTTGCGGTAAAGAGGAGAGAGAGGGGTAGTGGTGGGCCCCATTAtctttcaaccaatcacacattttcattttttttaaatagtttgaCTGAAATCATCTTTTGTGATTAAAGGCAAGAGAGGAGTTGAAGAGGGGAATTGATATGGCAAGAAATCATTAGTAACAATTTACCCTCACGGGGTGCACCCCTTTCACCCTAAGTGGTAAGCCAGAGTATCTATGGGCTAATAGGCTATGCTATTCATGTAACCAAGTGAAGTTGATATACGTGGGTTAGGCCCAATTCATATATATGAACTACACGAATAAGAATAAGAATATGAAGTATTagaaggttttcaaattaaaaataTTACTCCCTtcgtcccattaaaagtgtcatattttgaattttcaaagtctttatttataaactttgaatttaattatatattttttgtgttatataaaacttgatgaaaattaacccgataaaaacacttgtaaaacacactcaaatcatataactttcatcaagtattatctaacacaaacaaaattatttaaggtcaaaatttataaataaagactttgaaaattcaaaataggatACTTTTAGTGGGACGGAGGTAGTATTACAGTATTTCGGATAGTTTGGATCCATGGTTGTTTATTTTGGAggtagaaa from Helianthus annuus cultivar XRQ/B chromosome 7, HanXRQr2.0-SUNRISE, whole genome shotgun sequence includes the following:
- the LOC110869019 gene encoding protein EARLY RESPONSIVE TO DEHYDRATION 15 yields the protein MRMDVMARENGLLSSSLNPNAPMFVPAAYRNVEDFSDQWWTLVHSSPSFRDYWLRECFSESLFDVSDDFDSFLPDEDQVFDGKVREIEEEKKARKDLILARLTNWRKARTAESPRLFEKAPKIVNVKVSPRPIHQPR
- the LOC110869020 gene encoding putative pentatricopeptide repeat-containing protein At1g12700, mitochondrial, whose protein sequence is MNCTTLLRLRYYTTYHLNQRILQLKNASGPTKVDDALQLFDEMLQRQPPPNIFQFTKLITGIVKMKHYSTALMLIKQMKLMGIPTNIYTINISINCHCRLNQVAYGFALLATIFKQGHPPNLATYSTLIHGLVLADRVFEAVELFKKLLREKVCEPDQITFGIVINGLCKVGHTSKALELLRYMESGSCKPDVVQYSAVIDSLCKDRMVDNALELFSHMTEKGVHANVIAYNSLIQGLCNFGRETEAAKILMDMEEKGVSPGVDTFTILVDSFCKKGCVKDAELAVQAMVRRGLHPNVITYSALIDGYCLRGEIEEAENVMDRMLEQDIVPNIITYSILINGYCKKKRIDEARHLFQEIQDKGLIPDVITYNIMLQGLFLSGHPATAIELFNKMQEKGQAPSIYTYRILLHGMCKNSKCSDALALFRSLGNEELMEDVGLYNILTDGCSKCGNPNVAMDLFDELCLKGLKPDVRTYTVMISVYCQEGLFVEGKELLRKMEENGCLPDSVTYNVIVQEFLKQKAFQEAEILLEEMISRGFSTDSTTFEMLLNQIPSTGQDSPMQTIIQKLINIK